Within the Garra rufa chromosome 16, GarRuf1.0, whole genome shotgun sequence genome, the region aagccggtacaggtacaacttttacacagtggaaaaccaaacagagccgagtcgagtcgagccgaggcgagctgaggcgagctggtactgtgtagtggaaaagcgccataagtgTTGACCACTGAGTTTTTGTTTTGCAGGAACTGTTTTGTTGTCCATTTATTCAGTTTTTGAAAGCAGCATAATTATTTAGAGGTTTAACACAAATGTATTTATGTTTCCAGTTTTCTCTCAAGGAAATGCACCATCTGGAAGCTCTTCGGCCTCTGCATGCTGTTCGTTTTGGGGTCTCTCCTTTGGGTGCAGCTGACTTGTTCAGGAGACATGAGCCAGACGGCGGGGTACAGTCACCTTCCTCACCAGCCCTGTCCTGTAGAGAGACAGTCCTCCTCTGCTGATGACCCATCCTGGGGACCTCACAAAATGGCCCTCATCGTGCCATTCAGAGAGCGCTTTGAAGAGCTGCTTGTGTTTGTTCCTTATATGCACGCTTTCCTCAACAAAAAGAAGATACGGcataaaatatttattgtaaaCCAACTGGATCACTTCCGGTGAGTAACTTTCATGGCTGAAATGGTGTAGTATCGTTAAAATTTCATGTGATCTGtagaatgtgaccctggaccagaaaaccattcttaaagcagtagttcagttatagaacaaaaatttacagataatgtagtcacccccttgttatccaagatgttcctgtctttctttcttcagtcgtaaagaaattgttttttgaggaaaacatttcagaatttctctccatataatggacttctatggtgcccccgagtttgaacttccaaaatgcagattcaaagggctcgatcacagccgaggaaaaaaggatcttatctagcaaaacgatgggttattctctaaaacaaaaaaagacaatttataaactttttaaccttaaatgcttgtcttgtctagctcggcaagacgagcgtttgagattaaaaagtatataagttggaaaagtttttagaaaataacccattgtttcgctaaataagacccttctttcttggctgggatcattcagagccctttgaagctgcatttaaactgcattttggaagttcaaactcgggggcaccatagaagtccactatatggaaagaaatccagaaatgttttcttcaaaaaacataatttccttacgactgaagaaagacatgaacatcttggatgacaagggggtgaatacattatttgtacatttttgttctggaagtgaactaggggtgagcggggcacaacctaacgcggggttaattgtaacacacgtggttcaaatatttccacacacgctagcataaccaaatttacggtatttaccagttgccatagcaacactatgcagagaaaaaagagcgccaaaattcaaaagccttttgaagatatcgctgaatatttattttaccatagtaaaagtacatttatggctgaagtaaacttttcatttcagtttttagtatttatttaaaattagacaaatctgctattattttaatctctaatttgttgtttatcagtttagatagtgtcttctgctggtttgcgaagcattaataaactatgtTTTAacctccagtggcgcagatggggaacgttgtaacactgtgtgacaatatgccccgctttTATTAAACTaggctattctatgacattagcgatgcaatttacactattgacttctaaggattttgataagaaaccacaagaaacaggtgaataaaggctgacaatcaatgtttaatgttcagatgttattatttcaacaactgtaaagcattttggctcgtttacaTGTGTgatgttctatgagagctgtgtgtggagggatgggagtgtttttctgaatgtctaaatgtgtttcatttatttgtccacattgttttgaactactgtccagctgtgtgttgcgatcagggccgttcaaagcattgttgcgatgtgttcattgtcaaactccaaaattagattatttttattttttttaaaaacgtcattacttcatttgaaaaagttaacacatgtatttcactgacaaaatattttagtttgttgtgtatatttttttcattcgatcagataacattttaagctgtcatatggtcgtgttacaacgtgcccctcagatgttacaatgtaccccacctacggggcatgttgtcacgtttcgcttcctttctttctttcgaggtaaataacgaaaaacctatacactgtaaatatgaaacaaagcgatatatttgttcTAGACAAGAGTGAAAATAgcgtggataaaaattgtactctgaaccccaagtggatttacataaaccgctaaattcaaaaagtgttaggttgtgcctcGCTCTCCCCTACTCCTTTGaggtcaatatttagattttttttttttttgcaccctcagattccagattttcagatagttgtatctcagccaaatatcctatgctaacaaaccatacatcaatggaaagttatttatttagcttttagatggtgtataaatttcaattaaaaaaaatttacccttacgactggtttcatggtccagggtcacatataatatttgttatttttactaAAAAGCAATATCCATTGCACAACAATTTGTATCCATGCTTTTCAGGTTCAATCGGGCGTCTCTTATTAACGTTGGGTATTTGGAAAGCGGTAATGACACGGATTACATTGCGATGCACGATGTGGACTTGTTGCCTGAAAATGAGGATCTGAACTATGGATTTCCAAAAGAGGGTCCCTTCCATGTTGCCTCGCCTGAGCTTCATCCCTTATATCATTATAAGACGTATGTGGGGGGAATCCTGCTGCTCACTAAGAAACATTATTATCTGGTAAGAAACCTGAATACTTTAGAGTATTGATTACTGTTTCTGAAGAGAATGTGTTTACAAGTTACAATCGTGTGTCATTTGTGTCTGAAGTGCAATGGGATGTCAAACCGATTCTGGGGATGGGGACGAGAAGATGACGAGTTTTTCAGACGACTGAAAACAGCTGATCTTAAGGTACATTATATTgttcaggggggaaaaaaatgctATATTTATACTATATTTCTGATTtgataaatcatttttaaataattttaaatcatctttacaatttaaatatCTGCAGCTTTTTAGGCCAACGGGTATTACTACAGGAACTAAAACATTTAGACACATCCATGATCCAGGCTGGAGGAAGCGAGATCAGAAGCGGATCGCTGCACAAAAGCAGGTAAAGCTAAATCTGTACTATAtaaacatgttttttatttattttttttattttaaagaagtctcttctgctcacaagcctgcatttttaatatttaaaataactgtttttctatgtaaatatatttgaaaatgtaatttattcctgtgatcaaagctaaattttcagggTCATTGCtgatattattatcaatatttaaaaccattgagtcgatttttttttcaggattctttgacgaatagaaagatccaaagatcagcatttatctgaaataaaacgcttaCCTTTCAACatcttgaagtcagtataatgttctttttttgggatgaaagaaattatataattaatactttaatttatcagtgatgctttaaattgatcaagtgttgataaagacatttataatgtaataaaagatttctacttgagataaatgctgttcttctgaactttctattcatcaaagaaacctgaaaaaatgtactctgctgttttcaacattataataatgttttttgatcagaaaatcagaatataagaataatttctgaaggatcatgtgacactgaagactgtagtaatgctGCTAaacatttagctttgaaatcacaggaataaattacattttaaaatgtattcaaatagaaaacagttattttaaatagtaaaaatatttaaaaaatgtttttgctgtgctttggatcaaataatgcaggcttggtgagcagaagagacttctttacgaaaacattaaaaatcttactgttaaaaaacttttgtctGGAAGTGTATATCATATAAAATTCAGCAATGTAAACATTATGGTTATGGTTATTATAGTTATTTTCGTTTCTTTTACTGAAGTTTGTTTATTGTTATCTGAAATTATTTAAAGCTCtttaacaaataaacataaactgtGGTtacatattattttcattactagctaaattattattagtatttttattatcagtaatattaataataaattaatctaAAATACATGATTTGCATATGTAAACTCTACTTTATACTATTTTAAAAGCTCTTGAAGTCTGTAAAGACTAGACAAAATGGTAACTAGTAAATCTACGTATTTACTAGTACCTTTCAAAAGTTAGAGGTTtagtaaaattaatatttaaattttttaacaaggatgcattagaaaaagatgttttaaatgctgttcttttgaactttacattcatcaaacaatcctgaaaaaatgcgTCATGCTTCCAAAcaaaaaagcaacacaactgtttttaacattaataacaataataaatgtttcttgaacagcaaatcagcatctcagaatgatttctgaaggaccatgtgacgctgaagactggagtaatgatgctgaaaattcagctttgcatcacagaaataaattacattttaaaatatattcaaatagaaaacccttactttaaattgcaattttttttttacagtatttctgtGTTTCTAACTTGATGGTTAGAAACttctaaaacattttaaacatcttGCATTAGAAAAAGAtgtttatagtgttacaaaaggtttccattcttaaatgctgttcttttgaactttacatTCATCAAACTTTCCTAAAAAAGTGTGTCATGGCTTCCAAACAAAAAAGCAACACAAccgtttttaacattaataacaataataaatgtttcttggccaggaaatcagcatattagaatgatttctgaaggagtaatgatgctgaaaagtcagctttgcatcacaggaataaattacattttaaaatatattcaaatagaaaacacttattttaaattgcaattttttacagtatttctgtGTTTCTACTTGATCGTTAGAAACTTCTAAAACATTTTGCAGACCAGTTTCAAGCTTTTTCAATCACATCAGTTTGGTTTATTTGATAGTTTTTACAACattacttttattataaaatgtggaaaatagtaataataaaggGTAGATGTTTTCTTCTTTTGATGTGTTCGATATCTATCTCATGACACTTTTTCATCTGTCTTGTGTTTTTTAAGGAGCAGTTTAAGGTGGATCCAGAAGGTGGCCTGACTAACCTCCGCTACAAGGTGGAGTCCAGAAAGGAAGTGACCATCAGCGGAGCTCCATGTACTGTCATCAACACCTTTCTAGAGTGTGACCTCGACGAGACGCCATGGTGCCAGTCCAACTAATATGCTTAAACAGGACGTGTAAAAGCCAGAATGATACGGATTCTGTGGTCAGCAGGAAGGCTTTCACAGATTATTGGTGCCAGTCACACTTGAAAACCAAAAGGACTTGAATATGTGACTGAGGGGAAACTTTTCTctaaggttttatttttataggaCAGTGTTGTTGACTTCATCCATGATGAAGCGCTGCCTCATTTTCGAACCGAACTATGGACCAACGTCAGGTACTGCACTGAGTGAGCATCCAAATGTTTTTAATGATGAGTTTTATAATATTGTAGTTGTAGCAGTGGcctgttttggactgtttctCTTAGTGCAATTGAGTATTTGCTCAGCCGTGTCTTGACAGAATTGAGTTTCTTTTTCGCTTGAATTCAAAATCACGTCTTGAAAAGGAcaatgttattatatatatttgaaaagGGTTTGAGGGTACTTGAATTCTATTTGCACATTATTCAGTATTTATATAAAGACAAAGGTTTCCTAAATTTAGTCTTTGTACTTTTCTCCCATGTTTCAGAATGCATGGAATGCTGTTACGACTTACACTCACAGGATTATATACAGATCTTATGAACTGAAGGCATGAAGCTATATCCAAAAAACATCTCGCAGTGCAAATAAAATTCGGACATGACATAGTTTATATTGGCAAAGCCTGAAATTAAACTGTGAGTCAGTACTCTGTCCAAACTACGATGTTATTGTGCCTGTGGCAACAAACTGCTGCTCAACTGCACAGAACACGTTTGCCAAAAAATAAAGAGAATATGACTCTATGCCATTGCAATTACTCTTGTTTTTTACAGGGTACTACCTCAGATTCACCAGAAGAGCAATGTCAATAACACAAGGCAGATTTGTGTACATTTGTGCTGGATTTTAATGAACTACTGTCTAATTTAATTTTAAGCAAATTATTAACCGCTGATAGTCGTTTTAATGGTTGTTCAGGCCTAAACTTTGTTACATTTTGATCTAATTTGATTCTTATTAGCTTTCAAGCCTTCTAAAGTTGTATGTTTAAATGTTTGAAATAGTTAAATGATTTTTGCTCCTTGGAATTcttcttaaacttttttttttttaatatgagaaGAGGAGCTGGAGTCTGGACAAGTGGCAGTAATTTTGAGGAAGCTCAAATTGATTTTGAACATTTattttgtcacttttttttttctcccgtAGTTTTAATgacttctgatctgaatcaagtcATCCCACTCGAAGttccgatatgaatcaaatgatttgcaaatccgCTCCGAAAGtttgatgaatataaataaatggtTCGCAAACCCgctcgaagttctgatctgaatcaaattattcgcaaacccgctctgaagttcggATATAAATAAATGGTTCGCGAACCCGCTCAAAATTCCaagctaaatcaaatgattcgtgaacccactctgaagttccgatctgaatcaaattattcgcaaacCCGATCTGAAGTTCGAATATAAATAAATGGTTTGCGAACCCGCTCAAAATtctgaactaaatcaaatgattcgtgaacccactctgaagttccgatctgaatcaaatgattcgcaaatccgCTCCGAAAGTTTGAATATAAATAAATGGTTCGCAAACCCGCTCAAAattccgaactaaatcaaatgattcgtgaacccactctgaagttctgatctatgggcacttttatgtactttggtcatatttttaaaaatacatataattttggacaaattcctctttCTTTGTCAAGCTATCAATAAAACCACCCTAAAAACTTTTTACTATctttctattatgatttttttcatacttttcgACCTCCTTATAGGTgtcaaaattactgttttctccttgtcacacacccagacttttaaacttcaacaatgcAAATACAGTTGaaaaatatgacttatctggtaactattaatgtacctgaatgaagcacaagtaaaataattaaaatgcattatagtatttaatgtgagacattaaatcaatattactttttatacaaaatatagctgacgcacagtattggtgtcatttccaccacaacactgtaatgtatctttaaaaagtttgtgtgaaatattttttaggtGGTTTCTATGGAAATGTTCAGtgacatcagagcacatgttggacatggagggaatttaaattttcatcaacaacaaatgaagaaaaatcaaagtaaatattgcttaatcagttaatatatttattctacgTCATTTCCACCACGTGCTGTACCTTCAAGGGTGTTATTAAAAAGCagaaaatgttaagttaaataagagtattttacatacacaaaatgctaagTAGTAATTCAAAGCCAATCCATGAAGCTatcttccattttttcacaaaaaaactacagaaatgtcattt harbors:
- the b4galt7 gene encoding beta-1,4-galactosyltransferase 7, with the translated sequence MMYSSRRKPVLYFKDDRSFLSRKCTIWKLFGLCMLFVLGSLLWVQLTCSGDMSQTAGYSHLPHQPCPVERQSSSADDPSWGPHKMALIVPFRERFEELLVFVPYMHAFLNKKKIRHKIFIVNQLDHFRFNRASLINVGYLESGNDTDYIAMHDVDLLPENEDLNYGFPKEGPFHVASPELHPLYHYKTYVGGILLLTKKHYYLCNGMSNRFWGWGREDDEFFRRLKTADLKLFRPTGITTGTKTFRHIHDPGWRKRDQKRIAAQKQEQFKVDPEGGLTNLRYKVESRKEVTISGAPCTVINTFLECDLDETPWCQSN